Within the Phaseolus vulgaris cultivar G19833 chromosome 9, P. vulgaris v2.0, whole genome shotgun sequence genome, the region TTCCACTGCTAAGGACAATTTTTTTCCAATAAAACTTCATCAATCATGAAGCATCAAATCTTAACTCACTAAAATTCAAGGGTGAATACACCCATGCTAATTTAGAAATTGTCACTTTAGAGGAACTTTTTTCCTATAACATGCAAGACAGCATCAAGTCACATTCGAAAATCTAGTGGATAATGGTCTTATGATCTCATGAGCAATGACCTGAAATATAATGTTTGATCATCAATGTATTTCATATTTGGGAAGTACTCGGCAGTACCAGCATACCTgcaaaatgaaaaggaaaatcTTAAGAAAAGAagcaacataaaaaatataataacagaAATCAGTGTGAAAAGTAAAGGAAAAAGTTTACCAGTAAGTTAAGTGGTCTGCTTTCTGTATTACATAATAGGCAGTCCCAAGTATACAAAACTGTTTTGACAACAAAATCAGTATTCAAAGCTTGATATATGTTTGTAGTTGCCAATTGCATTCATGCTTTTTAATCATATAAAGGCTCCTTGACAAGAACATTCATTTTCTCATGAAGAAATTTGAGCACATCCTCTCTCCCTTCCTTTAAAAGCAACTGTCTTAACCTCCCAAATGTAATACGTGATGGTCGAATTCCTTTCTCTATCATCTCTTCCAGCACAACACAAGCTTTTGCAGCATCACCTTTTTCACATAACCCCTTGACAAGGGCAGAAAAGGTGTGCATGCTTGGAACAAATTGTTTTGACTTCATAAACTTCCATATTCTCAAAGCCATCTCCACATCATTTTTCTCACAAAACATTTTTATCATCATTGTATAAGTGTCAGCATCCGGTTCACATAACTTGATCATCCGGCGGAAAACTCTAAAAGCTCTATCTGTCTGCCCCTGACCAATCATACTGCTTATGATAACATTGCAGGTCCTTGAATTAGGAGCAACGCCATTGATCTCCATCTCCTGCAAGACCCTATGCACATTTTTAAACTTATTTACTTTACAAAAGGCACCAATCAAGGCATTATACACCACAACATCAGCCTTGATTCCCTTCCTCTCCATCTCCTGGAATGTATCAATAGCATCTTCAATCCGGTGCTCCACTCCATAAGTATGAATCAGAACACTATAAATGAAAGATGTGGGCCTGCAATTGCTCTCATCCATTTCCTTCACAACCTCAACAGCTTCATCAACCCTCCCCGCTTTGCAAAGAACATCAACCATTATACCATAAGTAACAACATCAGGATCACACCCAGCACGAACCATCTCTCCAAAAACCTCCCTTGCCCGGGGAAGATTGGGAGCTTTTCCCCACCCCTCAAGCAAAATGCTATAAGTTTTCGCGTCTGGCACAAACCGACTCTTCATAGCATCAAAAATCTCCTGAGCCTTCCTCACATTGTTGGACTTGCACAAAGCACTCAACAAACCATTAAATGCAGCAAGATTTGGAACCACATCGTACTTATCCATAACATTAAAGGTGTAAACAGCCTCGTCGACCTTGTTAGCCCTAGCATACTTTCTCATCATGATGCAAAAAGTCTCAACATTTAGCATGCCCTTTTTCCTCATGGCATTAACAAGGTCCCACACAATCTGGTACTGTCTAATCTTGGCCAAAGATTCAATCATCAAGTGATATGCCCTTATGCTGTGTGAGTACCCTCTCTGCTTCTCTGACCACTCAAAGAACCGAAATGCTGACATGCCCGCATTCTCAAATCGTTTGAGAACATTTTCAACTAAATCAGGGGAAACTCTAACTCCAGTTTGATTAAGAGCAGTGTCAAGTCCCAGTGTAGGACACGTCATCATAACTTTGCTCACTCTCTCGCTCGCTTCTCCAACCTCCTGAATCGCCTCACTTGTGCTGTGCATTTTCGCAAACAACACCCATTcggataatattttttttctatgggAACAAAGCTTAATCATTGCGTGGACAAAGCAAGAGTTGCAAATTATTCACCTGAAGCAAGCTCCACAATAGCGAATCTGCAAACCCTAACGAGATGGTGGTGATTGCTCAAGTCTGAAGTGGCGAATGCCGAAAAATGACTGTCTTGTATCTGTGAATAGAGTTTCTGGTCGCGGTGGTTTGATGGTGGCTGATAGTGGTGACGCCGCCGTTGCGTTCGGAATCTTGAATTGGATTGGTGAAAAGATGTTGTTGCAAACCCAACTTTGTCATCAAAACCATTTTTTCAACTCCATAGTTAAAATGGAacaaaaattcttaaaatttaataacattctatataaaattaaactagatgtattatcatattaaaaattaaaaaacatgttAAACTAATAAGTAAgatatttaataaagaaaaatataacaaattttataacCATTCTTGAAATAGAGTGTTGAGGGGAAAGGATACATCCTAATCTTCTTTTCTGAAATATGTTTTGGAtcttttttccaaaacaaagtTTTGCATTGCTAATATTTTTATCAGaattgaattttgatttttgtgttttgaatttttattttcgtaacacatttttttttccagaatgAAAAGTATTTTCAGAAAGGCAGTTtctcctgcaccatatcatttaTGATCTGTCTAATACACTCACGTGAAATGTTCATTTTGTCcttaatgattttaaatttttgtcttCTAGATATTTATATCTGTAAGTCAAATTATAAAGTTCTGGATATATAAGTCTGGAACTAATACGTCACTTTCAGATTTTACCATCCGAAAACTTATTTGGACAGCATAAATGACCTTCTGGATGTCAAGATTCATAAGCAAACATAAATGAGTTTCGGATCTCAATCCTCGGCACTATATACAACACACCATTCTAGATATGAAAATTCAAAGCTCATTAATCACTTTTGGATATAATCATCCAAAAGcttaaatgaaatatgaaaatgacCTTCCGAATTTcgaaatccaaaatatataaaaatgaccTCTAAATATTGAAATCCGTAAGAAAATGTGTGAAAATGGCATAATGAGGTTTTAAAATTTTCGTTGGATGctacataaaattttaataagttAAATTACTTTATCtaaatctaataaaaaatatacatactcataaatatttatgaattataatttttagtaagaaaaaataaacatttattttaagtAGCATAcaagttaaaatattaattacataaaCTTGAAACATAAGCATTTACTAAAAAAacattgttttgaaaaactgatacATTCTCTTATATTTGAAGTATGGATAGTTATCCT harbors:
- the LOC137822076 gene encoding pentatricopeptide repeat-containing protein At1g77360, mitochondrial encodes the protein MIKLCSHRKKILSEWVLFAKMHSTSEAIQEVGEASERVSKVMMTCPTLGLDTALNQTGVRVSPDLVENVLKRFENAGMSAFRFFEWSEKQRGYSHSIRAYHLMIESLAKIRQYQIVWDLVNAMRKKGMLNVETFCIMMRKYARANKVDEAVYTFNVMDKYDVVPNLAAFNGLLSALCKSNNVRKAQEIFDAMKSRFVPDAKTYSILLEGWGKAPNLPRAREVFGEMVRAGCDPDVVTYGIMVDVLCKAGRVDEAVEVVKEMDESNCRPTSFIYSVLIHTYGVEHRIEDAIDTFQEMERKGIKADVVVYNALIGAFCKVNKFKNVHRVLQEMEINGVAPNSRTCNVIISSMIGQGQTDRAFRVFRRMIKLCEPDADTYTMMIKMFCEKNDVEMALRIWKFMKSKQFVPSMHTFSALVKGLCEKGDAAKACVVLEEMIEKGIRPSRITFGRLRQLLLKEGREDVLKFLHEKMNVLVKEPLYD